DNA from Pseudomonas putida:
TCACGGATTGGCTGCTCGCGCTGGATCGGCTTTTCCACCAGCACAGGCCTTGCGCAAGCGGCCACCAACAGGCACCACACCAGCAGGTTCAGCAGTACATGCCCTTGCCCGCTGCTGGCCCTCCCGGGCTGCTTGCCGACAGCGCGGCTCATGGCTGCGAAGAAGGGTACCCGCAACGCGCTACGGCCTTCCTGGTACGGGCTGAGCGCACGATAGGCCAACCACGCCAGCGGCAACAGCAGGAACACCCACGGGTAGTCAAAGCGCCACATGGTGCCCCTCGATCCAGCCACGGCTGGCACCGAACAACGCGTTCGCCTGCTGCGTGTCCAGCCGGCGCAAGGTCGCGTCCGGCGCATAGGCAAGCAACTGCAGGGTGTCGGCAAAGCCCGATGGCAGCGGCCGGCGGGCGCGCTGGTCGAGGAAGCACTGCCATTGCGCGCCGGCCAAGCTCGCCACGGGCGGCGCATCCGGCATCGACAGCGCCACACGCTTGAGCAATTCGGGCAGTTCACGCAACG
Protein-coding regions in this window:
- a CDS encoding DUF4381 domain-containing protein, translating into MNAAAPSIDQLRELTPGVPPFSYLPQTWAWWVLGVLVLLLACLCGALRWHRWRRDRYRREALARLDELAASEGEQRLVALRELPELLKRVALSMPDAPPVASLAGAQWQCFLDQRARRPLPSGFADTLQLLAYAPDATLRRLDTQQANALFGASRGWIEGHHVAL